In uncultured Treponema sp., one genomic interval encodes:
- a CDS encoding transcriptional repressor, with the protein MLQKSYHTKTSELISQFVQERTESGFSAMELLAFLSERGESVNKTTVYRNLEKLVESGRLIKRKSAVSDGFIYQRAEEDGQCGEHIHFQCEKCGAMIHLSDKLTADYLKSVSENFGFKVDFSLSSLNGLCEKCRTLE; encoded by the coding sequence GTGTTGCAAAAATCTTATCACACTAAAACTTCGGAATTGATTTCTCAGTTTGTTCAGGAAAGGACGGAAAGCGGTTTTTCTGCGATGGAGCTTCTTGCTTTTCTTTCTGAGCGCGGGGAAAGTGTGAACAAGACGACTGTTTACCGCAACCTTGAAAAGCTTGTTGAAAGCGGGCGGCTCATAAAACGCAAGTCGGCTGTTTCTGACGGCTTTATTTACCAGAGGGCGGAAGAAGACGGACAGTGCGGCGAGCATATTCACTTTCAGTGTGAAAAATGCGGCGCGATGATTCATCTTTCGGACAAGCTTACGGCGGATTACCTGAAATCGGTTTCTGAAAACTTCGGCTTCAAGGTTGATTTTTCTTTGTCGTCACTGAACGGACTTTGCGAAAAATGCAGGACTTTGGAATGA
- a CDS encoding cytidine deaminase yields the protein MEEKWDELYLAAKKVLNPRTVSRIIEAGGVAAAIESSSGKIYVGVCIDCACTLGICAERNAIFNMITNGENSIKKVIAIDEDGKAIPPCGACRELMTQLMPDDYQNIGVMLDYENKKIVNLGALTPNWWI from the coding sequence ATGGAAGAAAAATGGGATGAATTGTATTTGGCAGCGAAAAAGGTTTTGAATCCGCGCACGGTTTCTAGGATTATAGAGGCTGGCGGAGTTGCTGCGGCAATAGAGTCCTCTTCGGGAAAAATCTATGTAGGCGTGTGCATTGACTGTGCTTGCACGCTTGGAATCTGCGCTGAAAGAAACGCCATTTTCAACATGATAACAAACGGCGAGAATTCCATTAAAAAAGTTATTGCGATTGATGAAGATGGAAAAGCCATTCCGCCTTGCGGTGCCTGCCGTGAGCTTATGACGCAGCTGATGCCTGACGATTACCAGAATATCGGGGTCATGCTGGATTATGAAAACAAGAAGATTGTAAATCTTGGAGCGCTTACTCCGAACTGGTGGATTTAG
- a CDS encoding flavodoxin has translation MKKIVMAAAAALSVFSACAAGSGSGSNFQAGGKNSGKILVAYYSASGTTKAVAEKIASYLGADLFEVVPKDDYTSADLDWTNKKSRVCREHDTIFGSKANGTATVSDLKRLPIAMKGKMPDLSGYETVFIGAPIWWGIDAWPVNAFVEGADFKGKTVVPFCTSMNSGLGRSDVLLHELAGADNGTWLAGKRFGTRASESEVRSWIDSIGVK, from the coding sequence ATGAAAAAAATTGTTATGGCTGCTGCTGCGGCTTTGAGTGTGTTTTCTGCTTGCGCGGCTGGTTCTGGAAGCGGTTCTAATTTTCAGGCAGGCGGAAAGAACAGCGGAAAAATCCTTGTGGCTTACTATTCCGCGTCTGGAACGACAAAGGCGGTTGCCGAAAAAATCGCGTCTTATCTTGGAGCGGACTTGTTCGAGGTTGTGCCGAAGGACGATTACACTTCCGCAGACCTTGACTGGACAAACAAGAAAAGCCGCGTATGCCGCGAGCATGACACGATTTTTGGCTCAAAGGCGAACGGAACTGCGACCGTAAGCGACCTGAAAAGACTTCCTATCGCGATGAAAGGTAAAATGCCGGATTTAAGCGGATACGAGACTGTTTTTATCGGCGCACCAATATGGTGGGGAATCGACGCCTGGCCTGTAAACGCATTTGTCGAGGGCGCGGATTTTAAAGGAAAAACAGTTGTTCCGTTCTGCACTTCGATGAACTCGGGACTTGGAAGAAGCGATGTTCTTCTTCATGAGCTTGCCGGAGCTGACAACGGAACTTGGCTCGCTGGAAAAAGGTTCGGAACTAGAGCAAGCGAAAGCGAAGTTAGAAGCTGGATTGATTCAATCGGCGTGAAGTGA
- a CDS encoding flavodoxin, producing MMKKLIFAFIAAAALCFSAFAKSLVVYFSVPESTKTSGLTRNEENSLVVVDEKALGNVQYVAGLIAEETGADIFRLEAKDAYPTDHTALLNRAAREQRANSRPEIRGKISDFESYDTVFVGYPIWNADLPPVLYSFFDGYDLSGKKVVPFTVHGGSGLAGTPRTIARLEPKAAVEQNAFSESRNTVDSCKERVSNWLKKIGEK from the coding sequence ATGATGAAAAAACTGATTTTTGCTTTTATTGCGGCGGCAGCGCTGTGTTTTTCGGCTTTTGCAAAGTCGCTTGTGGTTTATTTTTCTGTTCCTGAAAGCACAAAAACTTCGGGGCTTACGCGGAACGAGGAGAATAGTCTTGTCGTGGTGGACGAAAAGGCGTTGGGGAATGTTCAGTATGTTGCGGGCCTTATTGCGGAGGAGACCGGCGCGGACATTTTCCGTCTTGAAGCGAAAGACGCATATCCGACTGACCACACTGCGCTTTTGAACCGCGCGGCGCGTGAGCAGCGGGCTAATTCGCGCCCTGAAATCCGCGGAAAGATTTCGGATTTTGAAAGCTACGACACGGTTTTTGTGGGCTATCCGATTTGGAACGCGGATTTGCCGCCTGTCCTGTATTCTTTTTTTGACGGCTACGACTTGAGCGGAAAAAAAGTTGTTCCGTTCACTGTTCACGGCGGAAGCGGACTTGCAGGCACGCCCCGCACAATCGCAAGGCTGGAGCCGAAAGCCGCTGTTGAGCAGAACGCTTTTTCGGAGTCGCGAAACACTGTTGACTCTTGTAAGGAGCGGGTTTCAAATTGGCTAAAAAAAATCGGCGAGAAATGA
- a CDS encoding SUMF1/EgtB/PvdO family nonheme iron enzyme — protein MKKSFLFAFSFLVGIPAFASDIDSGFVFVEGGEFISSSGTKNPDDYTFHAETVADFYISRYEITAEFYKRVTGKNPAGVSDMRRPVENVSGLDCIEFCNALSRMENLDECYYQSGGKWVCDFSKNGYRLPTLPEWEYAARGGKKSKGFKYSGSNNIGEVGWYDGNSGGLSHPVGQKKANELGLYDMSGNVGERCWNPSYKGKNPAHVGRGGCWIYCEGYCTPDYRFVTTADFCGEGLGLRLVRSAV, from the coding sequence ATGAAAAAATCTTTTCTTTTTGCGTTTTCCTTTCTTGTGGGGATTCCGGCTTTTGCTTCGGACATTGACAGTGGCTTTGTCTTTGTGGAGGGCGGCGAGTTCATCTCTTCTTCCGGCACGAAAAATCCTGATGATTACACTTTTCATGCTGAGACGGTCGCGGATTTTTACATTTCAAGATACGAGATTACGGCGGAGTTTTACAAGCGTGTGACCGGGAAAAATCCTGCCGGAGTTTCGGATATGAGGCGGCCTGTCGAGAATGTTTCGGGGCTTGACTGCATTGAATTCTGCAACGCTTTGAGCCGCATGGAAAATCTTGACGAGTGCTATTATCAGTCGGGCGGAAAATGGGTATGCGATTTTTCAAAGAACGGCTACAGGCTTCCGACTTTGCCTGAATGGGAATATGCGGCGCGCGGCGGAAAAAAGTCGAAAGGCTTCAAGTATTCAGGCTCAAACAACATCGGGGAAGTCGGCTGGTATGACGGAAATTCCGGCGGTCTTTCGCATCCTGTGGGGCAGAAAAAGGCGAATGAGCTTGGACTTTACGACATGAGCGGAAATGTTGGAGAGCGGTGCTGGAATCCGTCTTACAAGGGAAAAAATCCTGCCCATGTGGGGCGCGGCGGCTGCTGGATTTACTGCGAGGGCTACTGCACGCCGGATTACCGTTTTGTTACGACTGCGGATTTTTGCGGCGAAGGGCTTGGGCTTAGGCTTGTTAGAAGCGCGGTGTGA
- a CDS encoding DUF6261 family protein: protein MNKIISKIRVAELDTLSDVLVRLYKDSCAAENAVSKDANLSLIMAEAEKLSADITTAIKSDRVSSTLDEADIARDEIIRNLGDALTGYAAIPVAAKKSAAQNLLAVFGKYGRQITQKNFAEESSLIESMLEDFGAESLKADVAALDGVGELVSELRTAQDSFNKANDDFTNASMNRGESATSVKKSLISVLNDKLVPYLSAVAPLADYKDFATKCEAEIAKANATVSKRGK from the coding sequence ATGAATAAGATTATTTCAAAAATCCGTGTCGCAGAACTAGACACGCTTTCTGACGTTCTTGTGCGTCTGTACAAGGACTCTTGTGCCGCGGAAAATGCCGTTTCTAAGGACGCAAACCTTTCGCTTATTATGGCGGAAGCTGAAAAGCTTTCTGCGGACATCACAACGGCTATCAAGAGCGACCGCGTCTCAAGCACGCTTGACGAGGCGGACATTGCGCGCGACGAGATTATCCGGAACTTGGGCGACGCTCTTACAGGCTACGCTGCGATTCCTGTCGCGGCTAAAAAGTCGGCGGCACAGAATCTTCTTGCGGTCTTCGGCAAATACGGAAGGCAGATTACGCAGAAAAACTTTGCCGAGGAGTCTTCTTTGATTGAAAGCATGCTTGAGGACTTCGGAGCGGAATCTCTAAAGGCTGACGTTGCGGCTTTGGACGGAGTTGGCGAGCTTGTTTCAGAGTTGCGGACGGCCCAGGACAGCTTCAACAAGGCGAACGACGACTTTACGAACGCGAGCATGAACAGAGGCGAGAGCGCGACTTCGGTAAAGAAGAGCCTGATTTCCGTGCTGAACGACAAGCTCGTGCCGTATCTTAGCGCGGTTGCCCCTCTTGCGGACTATAAGGACTTTGCCACAAAGTGCGAGGCAGAAATTGCAAAGGCGAACGCGACTGTCTCAAAACGCGGAAAGTGA
- a CDS encoding abortive infection family protein, with protein MDTIDKDIFLDFFNNGDGYVFDFSTDRFNNFTRESIGEELCRKYNLSKGKSLTKYFSECSDEKIIKLSTNLLRYYEAKLYDNSIYGTDKKHKQYEKCKCLLEKYKINSIVDISTIQNINRGYIISITKRANEDIQNGNFDSAITKARTLIEEVFCFAIEKQNQKPTDSGNIIKLYTQVKLLYNMHQNRETDKRINDLLSGLDKIIMSISEMRNKSSDSHGVGNKRIAIKEHHAQLFVNSAMTVADFLISVVNNKI; from the coding sequence ATGGATACAATTGATAAAGATATATTCTTGGACTTTTTTAATAATGGAGACGGTTATGTCTTTGATTTTTCAACGGATAGATTCAATAATTTTACAAGAGAAAGTATAGGCGAAGAATTATGCCGTAAATATAATTTATCAAAAGGAAAATCTTTGACTAAATATTTTTCAGAATGTTCTGATGAAAAAATCATAAAGTTAAGTACCAATTTGTTAAGGTACTATGAAGCTAAACTTTATGACAATTCAATTTATGGAACAGACAAAAAACATAAGCAATATGAAAAATGTAAATGTCTTTTGGAAAAATATAAAATTAATTCTATTGTGGATATTTCTACAATACAAAATATAAACCGTGGGTATATTATCAGCATAACAAAAAGAGCTAATGAAGATATTCAGAATGGCAATTTTGATAGCGCGATAACAAAAGCTAGAACTCTTATAGAAGAAGTTTTCTGTTTTGCCATTGAAAAACAAAATCAAAAACCAACGGACAGTGGAAATATTATAAAACTCTATACCCAAGTAAAACTTTTATATAATATGCACCAAAATAGAGAAACTGATAAACGGATTAATGATTTACTTTCTGGACTTGATAAAATCATTATGTCTATTTCAGAGATGAGGAATAAAAGCAGTGACTCTCATGGCGTTGGAAATAAACGTATTGCTATAAAAGAACATCATGCGCAATTATTTGTAAATTCGGCGATGACAGTTGCAGACTTTTTGATTTCGGTTGTTAATAATAAAATTTAA
- a CDS encoding DNA cytosine methyltransferase, which translates to MKVISLFSGCGGLDLGFEKAGFEIPIANEFDSSIWATFEKNHPKTKLIRGDIRNIKEEDFPDEIDGIIGGPPCQSWSEAGSLRGIDDPRGKLFYEYIRILKNKRPKFFLAENVSGMLAKRHSEAVQNILTLFKDAGYDVSLTMVNAKDYGVAQERKRVFYIGFRSDLNINFQFPRGSTEEDDKKISLKDIIWDLKDTAVPALPKNHRNPDAINNNEYFTGAYSPIFMSRNRVKSWDEQAFTVQASGRQCQLHPQAPKMQKVGLNKCEFVKEKENLYRRMTVREVARVQGFPDTFQFIYENVDDAYKMIGNAVPVNLAFEIATAIKKTLENQVEFATNTNTEKILVTA; encoded by the coding sequence ATGAAAGTAATAAGTCTTTTCAGCGGCTGCGGCGGTCTTGATTTGGGATTTGAAAAAGCAGGATTTGAAATTCCGATTGCAAATGAATTTGACTCGTCAATTTGGGCAACTTTTGAAAAAAATCATCCGAAAACAAAACTTATCCGTGGCGACATCAGAAATATAAAAGAAGAGGATTTTCCAGATGAGATTGACGGAATTATCGGAGGTCCGCCTTGTCAGTCTTGGTCAGAAGCCGGTTCTTTACGTGGAATTGACGACCCACGCGGAAAACTTTTTTATGAATATATTAGAATCTTAAAAAACAAAAGACCGAAATTTTTCCTTGCAGAAAATGTGAGCGGAATGTTGGCAAAACGACATTCGGAAGCCGTTCAGAATATTCTTACGCTTTTTAAAGATGCCGGCTATGATGTTTCTTTGACAATGGTGAATGCAAAAGATTACGGCGTTGCTCAGGAGCGAAAACGTGTTTTCTACATCGGATTCAGAAGCGACTTGAATATAAATTTTCAGTTTCCAAGAGGCTCTACAGAAGAAGATGACAAAAAAATCAGTCTCAAGGATATTATCTGGGATTTGAAAGATACCGCTGTTCCTGCTTTGCCTAAAAATCACAGAAATCCGGACGCTATAAACAATAACGAATATTTTACAGGCGCATATTCTCCGATTTTTATGAGCCGAAACCGTGTAAAATCCTGGGATGAGCAGGCTTTTACAGTTCAGGCGAGCGGTCGTCAATGCCAGTTGCATCCGCAGGCTCCTAAAATGCAGAAAGTCGGCTTGAATAAATGCGAGTTTGTAAAAGAAAAAGAAAACCTTTATCGCAGAATGACAGTCCGCGAAGTTGCAAGAGTTCAAGGATTTCCAGACACGTTTCAGTTCATCTATGAAAATGTGGACGACGCATACAAGATGATTGGAAACGCAGTGCCGGTAAACCTTGCCTTTGAAATCGCAACTGCAATAAAAAAGACACTGGAAAATCAAGTTGAATTTGCAACAAATACTAATACTGAAAAAATATTGGTAACTGCATAA
- a CDS encoding NgoPII family restriction endonuclease has product MNNIITAICNLVENPKIKLIRQGDRTNRANSMGDALEEYIKDVFAGTVDFEEGQSRAVAISSTFSYLGNKTNPPDSMLKGGNAGDAIEVKKIENQNAALALNSSYPKCKLYADSQMISKACRECEQWTVRDMIYAVGIVKGDYLKSLAFVYGEDYCAEKETYERIKTKIKEGVETIDGIEFTKTKELGHINKVDPLGITYLRVRGMWGIENPFKVFNYVYEQNFSNTFNFMCIINDDKFNSFENISELYELARNNTNLEIRDVRIKNPNNPAELKEAKLITFFVEESR; this is encoded by the coding sequence TTGAATAACATTATAACAGCAATCTGCAATTTGGTTGAAAATCCAAAGATAAAACTGATTCGTCAAGGCGACAGAACAAATAGAGCAAACAGTATGGGCGATGCACTTGAAGAATATATAAAAGATGTTTTTGCAGGAACTGTGGATTTTGAGGAAGGACAATCTCGAGCAGTTGCTATTTCTTCAACTTTTTCTTACTTAGGAAATAAAACAAATCCTCCTGACAGTATGCTGAAAGGCGGAAATGCTGGGGATGCAATCGAAGTAAAGAAAATTGAAAATCAAAATGCCGCTTTGGCTCTTAATTCAAGTTATCCAAAATGTAAACTCTATGCAGATAGCCAAATGATAAGCAAAGCCTGCCGTGAATGTGAGCAGTGGACTGTCCGGGATATGATTTATGCGGTTGGCATTGTAAAAGGCGATTATCTGAAATCATTAGCTTTCGTTTATGGCGAAGATTATTGCGCCGAAAAAGAAACTTATGAAAGAATAAAAACAAAAATAAAAGAAGGCGTAGAAACTATTGACGGAATAGAATTTACTAAGACTAAGGAACTAGGACATATAAATAAAGTTGACCCTCTTGGAATAACATATCTCCGGGTTCGCGGTATGTGGGGAATTGAAAATCCGTTCAAAGTTTTCAACTATGTTTATGAGCAGAATTTTTCAAATACTTTTAATTTTATGTGTATTATCAATGATGATAAGTTTAATTCATTTGAAAATATTTCGGAATTATATGAACTAGCAAGAAACAATACAAATCTTGAAATAAGAGATGTAAGAATCAAAAATCCAAACAATCCAGCTGAGTTGAAAGAGGCAAAACTCATAACTTTTTTTGTTGAGGAATCCAGATGA
- a CDS encoding carboxylesterase family protein: MKKNILAAAFAGILGLSLAACSSTKNVAKTDVSSGGKITSKNDLTFPLGDDVSARFFGTVYFKNLIQKDSVYNFPVTNNITFAPGSHSGWHVHGGMEVLVTGGRGYYQAEGEKAQIIQKGDVLHIPAGVKHWHGATPDSWFQQIVIYDADWKAESGKDVHEDVSAEWYANVDAEEYNGRKLTSADRFMFGNGTLLSSQNFSGPAYLSDVLETPNEAGAPGIHNVVFDAGTYNAWHTHAGGQILIATDGIGFHQIEGESVQVMHPGDVAFCPPNVRHWHGATANSSFAHLAVNTNPEKTGVQWFERIPEKEYKKLSASLSSGAVVKTENGLVRGSVSNGIYSFKGIPYTQVEKRFTVGKPVQKWSGIFDATKYGPIAIQTGFRPGTAGTDNMSENPLNLNIWTPSADSKKRAVIVWLHGGGFMAGSAIEQPFYDGENLSKRGDVVVVSVNHRLNVLAHLNLASYSDEYKYSGNVGIYDLVQALQWIKANIANFGGDKNNVTIFGESGGGAKVLALMESPYANGLFRRGIVESGATETMGVLWTPKAAAERITELTLENLGLKKDEFEKLQSVPYSDLVQASDKALDQTGKEFKIPAALGEGYSLSWEPYVDGDFIPDDIAGKNGFPKNGEKYSLLIGSNLNEWETMQKMGDASWNSGSKITMGADETKSHLAQKYGEKADEVLAAFKTAYPEKQDFEAAYVDSRVIRIPMLKIMRAKARQKSPVYSYIFALDSPLSVHTAEIPFVFANADMALVKTTDSSAAKKVQDEMSDAWIAFAKNGDPSTVNLKWEAYTNAGGATMIFDENTRLARNHDKKLIQLLAPEYSWE, encoded by the coding sequence ATGAAGAAAAATATTCTTGCGGCGGCTTTTGCCGGGATTCTTGGACTTTCGCTTGCCGCTTGCTCAAGCACAAAAAATGTTGCGAAAACTGACGTTTCTTCCGGCGGAAAAATCACATCGAAAAACGACTTGACTTTTCCGCTTGGAGACGATGTCAGCGCGCGTTTTTTCGGAACTGTTTATTTCAAGAATCTGATTCAAAAGGATTCGGTTTACAATTTTCCGGTTACGAACAACATAACTTTTGCGCCAGGCTCTCACAGCGGCTGGCACGTTCACGGCGGAATGGAGGTTCTTGTTACCGGCGGACGCGGCTACTATCAGGCGGAAGGCGAGAAAGCGCAGATTATCCAGAAGGGCGACGTTCTCCATATTCCGGCTGGCGTTAAGCACTGGCACGGCGCGACTCCCGACAGCTGGTTTCAGCAGATTGTGATTTACGACGCGGACTGGAAGGCTGAAAGCGGAAAAGATGTTCACGAGGATGTGAGCGCAGAATGGTACGCGAATGTTGACGCAGAAGAATATAATGGAAGAAAGCTTACTTCTGCCGACAGATTCATGTTCGGAAATGGAACTCTTTTAAGCTCGCAGAATTTTTCAGGGCCGGCTTATCTTTCCGATGTGCTTGAAACACCGAACGAGGCAGGCGCGCCCGGAATCCATAACGTTGTGTTCGACGCAGGAACTTACAACGCCTGGCACACCCACGCAGGCGGACAGATTCTGATTGCAACGGACGGAATCGGCTTTCATCAGATTGAAGGCGAGAGCGTTCAAGTAATGCATCCGGGCGATGTTGCGTTCTGCCCTCCTAACGTAAGGCACTGGCACGGTGCGACCGCTAATTCAAGTTTTGCACATCTTGCGGTGAACACAAATCCAGAAAAAACTGGCGTTCAGTGGTTTGAGCGGATTCCAGAGAAGGAATATAAAAAACTTTCAGCTTCCCTTTCTTCCGGCGCAGTCGTAAAAACTGAAAACGGCTTGGTTCGCGGAAGCGTTTCAAACGGAATCTATTCCTTCAAGGGAATTCCTTATACGCAGGTTGAAAAAAGGTTCACTGTCGGAAAGCCGGTTCAAAAGTGGAGCGGAATATTTGACGCGACAAAATACGGTCCGATTGCCATTCAGACAGGCTTCCGCCCGGGAACTGCCGGAACAGACAACATGAGCGAAAATCCGCTGAATCTCAACATTTGGACTCCTTCGGCAGACAGCAAAAAACGCGCGGTAATCGTATGGCTTCACGGCGGCGGATTTATGGCAGGCTCTGCAATCGAGCAGCCTTTCTATGATGGCGAGAATCTTTCAAAAAGAGGCGACGTGGTTGTAGTCAGCGTGAATCACAGGCTCAACGTGCTTGCTCACTTGAATCTTGCTTCTTATTCAGACGAGTACAAATATTCGGGCAATGTCGGAATCTATGACTTGGTTCAGGCTTTGCAGTGGATAAAGGCAAACATTGCAAATTTTGGCGGCGACAAGAATAACGTAACAATTTTTGGAGAAAGCGGCGGCGGAGCAAAAGTCCTTGCGCTTATGGAAAGCCCTTACGCAAACGGACTTTTCAGGCGCGGAATTGTTGAAAGCGGCGCGACCGAGACAATGGGCGTTCTTTGGACTCCAAAGGCGGCGGCTGAGCGCATTACCGAGCTTACACTTGAAAACCTAGGGCTTAAAAAAGACGAATTTGAAAAGCTCCAGAGCGTTCCTTATTCCGACCTTGTTCAGGCTTCTGACAAAGCTCTTGACCAGACAGGAAAAGAATTCAAGATTCCTGCGGCTCTTGGAGAAGGCTATTCTCTTTCATGGGAGCCTTACGTTGACGGCGACTTTATCCCGGACGACATCGCAGGCAAAAACGGATTCCCGAAGAACGGCGAAAAATACTCTCTTCTGATTGGCTCGAACCTGAACGAATGGGAGACAATGCAGAAAATGGGCGACGCTTCATGGAACAGCGGAAGCAAAATCACTATGGGCGCGGACGAGACAAAATCTCATCTTGCCCAAAAATACGGTGAAAAGGCGGATGAAGTTCTTGCGGCTTTTAAGACGGCATATCCTGAAAAGCAGGACTTTGAGGCGGCCTATGTTGACTCGCGCGTAATCAGAATTCCAATGCTAAAGATTATGAGGGCAAAGGCGCGGCAGAAATCCCCGGTGTACTCGTACATCTTCGCTCTGGACAGTCCGCTTTCAGTCCACACTGCGGAAATCCCGTTCGTGTTTGCAAACGCTGACATGGCTCTTGTAAAGACCACGGATTCCTCGGCGGCAAAAAAAGTTCAGGACGAAATGTCTGACGCATGGATTGCCTTCGCAAAAAACGGCGACCCTAGCACTGTTAATCTGAAGTGGGAAGCGTACACAAACGCCGGCGGCGCAACAATGATTTTCGACGAGAACACCCGCCTTGCTCGCAACCACGACAAAAAACTGATTCAGCTCCTAGCCCCTGAATACAGCTGGGAATAG
- a CDS encoding Fic family protein has protein sequence MQKEQNPFEIDFDSYILQSEPSKQERGKLWQTAIGLQQVDGLTPSKYLYETAKRNIDGDITIEEAKKLILSYYESKVCREEINEDEKEADQVSVRICEILSEKTFSFTPNLLLSIHSRLFSDVFYKVKAGSFRDYNISKKEWVLDGDSVLYANADMIRQTLDYDFNQEKSFDYSKVSKIDAVKHLTRFVANIWQIHPFGEGNTRTTAVFTIKYLNSLGFKVNNEPFEKNSWYFRNALVRANYTNITKGIYMNAEYLEKFFRNLLLGESNELKNRYIHIRYAEESAKNITVNITQNVTVKLTKNQKKILELVKENPVILQEEIAAKLGIARETVSRNMTKLQTLNILEHVGADKNGRWKVKN, from the coding sequence ATGCAGAAAGAACAAAACCCATTTGAAATAGACTTTGATTCATACATTCTCCAGTCAGAACCTTCCAAACAGGAAAGGGGTAAACTCTGGCAGACAGCAATCGGTTTGCAGCAGGTAGACGGACTTACTCCATCAAAATACTTGTACGAAACTGCTAAACGCAATATTGATGGCGACATCACAATTGAAGAAGCAAAGAAGCTTATACTCTCATATTACGAGTCAAAAGTTTGTAGAGAAGAAATTAACGAAGATGAAAAAGAAGCGGATCAGGTTTCTGTCCGCATTTGTGAGATTTTATCTGAAAAAACTTTTAGCTTTACTCCGAATTTGCTTCTTTCTATTCATAGTCGTCTGTTCAGTGATGTTTTTTATAAAGTAAAAGCCGGAAGTTTTAGGGACTACAATATCTCCAAAAAAGAATGGGTTTTGGATGGAGATTCTGTTCTGTATGCCAATGCTGACATGATTCGACAGACTCTTGATTACGATTTTAATCAGGAAAAATCTTTTGATTATTCAAAAGTTTCAAAGATAGACGCTGTAAAACATCTTACAAGATTTGTTGCAAATATCTGGCAGATTCATCCTTTTGGAGAAGGCAATACAAGGACAACTGCTGTTTTTACTATCAAATATTTGAACTCGCTTGGTTTTAAAGTAAATAATGAGCCTTTCGAAAAAAACAGCTGGTATTTCCGTAATGCCTTGGTTCGTGCAAATTACACAAACATAACCAAAGGCATTTATATGAATGCTGAATATCTTGAAAAATTCTTCCGTAATTTATTACTTGGCGAAAGCAACGAGCTTAAAAACAGATATATTCATATTAGATACGCAGAAGAATCAGCGAAAAACATCACTGTAAATATCACACAAAACGTCACTGTAAAACTCACTAAGAATCAGAAAAAAATTCTGGAACTAGTAAAGGAAAATCCTGTAATACTACAGGAAGAGATTGCCGCAAAACTTGGTATTGCAAGAGAAACTGTCAGTCGTAATATGACAAAGCTTCAGACTTTGAATATATTAGAGCATGTTGGAGCTGATAAAAACGGGCGTTGGAAAGTAAAGAATTAG